The Candidatus Nezhaarchaeota archaeon DNA window AACCACTTTTCAACGTCCTTCCTACAACACTCAAGTACTGCTACCAGTATAATAGCGCCAAAGATGATATCATATATGTTCCCTACGCCCATCCTGAAGTACACTATGTTGTAGTACTCAACAAAGAAGTAAATGCCGCTTGTGATCGTGAGCAAGACAAGAATTGAAGACAACGCTCTATTTAACAGCGGGCTCTTAAGGCCGAATAGTTTGTTGCGACCCATGAATGAGTGAAAGAGCAATATCATGCATGAAAACGCTAGGTACAGTATAACAGCTCTCTCCCTCTCGACGGTGAGGGTACCAGCGTACCATAAAACGTAGCATACTAAGAGTAGGCAGAGGGCAATGTAGAGGCCCTTTGAGAGGGTTCCTCTCTTTGCTAAAGCGCCACTCATGACGCCACCTCACTTAAGAGCCTTGAGAGGTTTGAAATAGTGAGGGGGGTGGGAGAAAATAAAAAATTTGTGGGGGGTTAGCGCTTACGGCTTAGCCACGAGTATCCCTAGCTTGTCAGGATCGTAGCCGTACTTCTTTAAGACCTCAGCAACACCTGGGTGTATAGTGGCTCCGAAGGTTGATTGCTTCTTAAAGCACTCAACACAGAACTCCAAGAACCACTCACCGTAGTTCTTAAAGGTTGCTATACCCGTTGCCTCTAGATCCTTCGCATTTATTATATGCGCTTCGAAGAACGCAGCAATGTGGTCCTTACTGAGATACTTGCTCCCAACAAGTCCGAAACCGACAGCAATAGTATCAAGGGAGGTCTCTCCAGTCCTCGTCTTCACGTTATAGGGGGTTAAATCCATCTTGAACTTTATGAGGTTTGGTGACTCGCTTAGTATCTTGTCAAGCTCGTCCTTTGATGGTGGAACTGCGACTAGTTTGTATCCGTATCTAGCAAAGGCGTCTGAGACCCATGAAGCGGGACCGCCTGGATCACCGTAGCCCCAAACAGCCTTGACCTTGCCCATGACTAGCAAGTCTGGTACAGCGGCGACGCCTGATGCATCGATATTGAGTATTTTGTCTAAATCTTCAGGCTTACAGTCAAACAGTATCGAGAAAGCTTCTCTAAAGACTTCGTGGCTTGCGTAGCCGGCTGGCGTTGCGTAGACTCCTATATCCTTACCGAGCTTCTTGAGATCACTCCAGCACGTGACCTTATCTCTCAAGTCCTCGGTTACGAACAGCGTGTATATCAGCGGGTATTGGTAGACTATGACCGTCATCTCATCGTATCTCTTTGCAACCATTTTTGCAGGGTCCCATCGCCCGGTCTTCGTGACGTACTGGTAGACTATGTTCATGGCTGTGTACCCTAGGTCACACCTTCCAGCGTCCCAAGCAGCATGTCCTGCAGCAGCTCCACCGACAACGCTTATCGTGATCTCAAAGTTCTCAGGATAAGCCCTCGTAAGCACATCAGCTATTGTGGCGTGGGCTATGTACCCAACAGAGCCTGGATCCGATGTGCCGATCACCCAAGAAACCTTCCCTGTAAGCTCGGGCTTTGTCGGCGTCGGTGGTGGTGCTGGAGCTGTTGGTGGAGCTAATGGAGTTACCACGTATGCAGCAACTGCCGCAACTATGACGATTACGGCTACTATAGCGGCCAATATTTTCTTATCAATCTTGGGCATCTTCTACCTCCATTCCTTATTACTAGAAAATCCTTACTCCTTAAAGTTCCTTACTCCTTATTACTAGACTAGAACTAGGGAATAAAAAGTTTAGCGTAAACGTCCTACGGAGAAAACTATGGTTGAGGTCTCGTTCATCAACGTCAATGATAGCGATTTGGTGAAGTTATGTTTCATTTATTTAGCTGCTCATTGTCGATAACTTCAATTAGCAAGCAACTTTGCCCTTTCTTTGCCCTGTGATTAGAGCTTCAATTGCATCTTTGCTTGAAGGTGTTTGTTAGTCTTGAGTTGCAAGTGTCAGGATAGATCATAAGTCTTCTTTAGGAGCAATGCGTCGCCTTCTATGTTTGGTGATTCACTTATTATCACTCCCTCGATTGAGTAGTTCTTCAGGGCCTTGGCGAGATCAACATACTTGAAATCGGATTCTTGGACGTTTAAATGTCTTATTTCTCCTTTCTCGCCGTATTCTATACCCGAGAAGTGCATGTGCATGTTCTTCAGGACGTCCTTGCCCAGCTCCTTCTCTAGATAATTGAGCAAACCCACAAACTCCTCATAGCTGTTGTACCTTCCCCTGCTCCTAGCGTGCATGTGAGCAAAGTCTATGCATGGCAGAACGTTTTCAACTTCCTGGCTAAGCTTCACAACCTCTTCTAAGCTTCCAAACTCTGCTAATCCACCAGAGGTTTCAGGTCTAATCCACACGTTTACTCCTTCATCGCTTAACGTCTTAGCTATAACCTTAAGGGCTCCCTTAACCCTCTCGTAGACCAGCTCTGCTGAGTCCTTGCCGTAGTAAGCTGGATGAAATACTATGGACCATCCGCCAACCTTGTAAGCAACTCTTGCTGTCTCAAGTATCCTGTTGATACTTGCTTCAACCTTAGCCTTCTCGGGAGAGTTCAGATTTATGTAGTAAGGTGCGTGTGCTGTTAGAACTACTTTAGCAGCTTCGCTAACGCTTCTAACCTTGTAGGCTAAGTCGTCGCTCATCTTGACCCCCCTAACGAACTCAAGCTCCATGGCATTGAGCCCCAACTCTCTAACTCTTAAAACGCCATTAACGCTCGTAGCAGGCTTTGGAGTACTTAGAGGTATACCAGCCGTTCCAAAAAGTAGCCCATTAATTACTTTTTTCAAAACCTCATTACCCTCCACTGAGTTTCTTATGTAAAGGGAATCTTTAACCCTTCTTGCTGTTAAGCTTATCCCAAACATTCCAGCCTTCACCGTACGAACATGATTTATGCGGATAAAACATGCCACCAGACATAATCTTAACAATCAAAGTATAATGTCTCAGCAGTGACTACAGTCATAATTAAGTTAGAGACCTATTACCAACAGAACTAAAGGTTTCGTTAAGGGCTAATAGTTGAAGTAGCAGCTTACGTTATCGCTATGACCTTATAAATGCTTTAACCCGAAATGTAGAGAAATGAGGAGGTCTTGGTGAGATGAGCTCATAAGTTTCATGCAACAGGTTCGTCTATCCTATAAGCAAGACCTTGGCATACTGCAACTAGAACGCCCTTAAAGTTCTTAACTACAATCCTATAGAGAGCCGTAGTGTCGCCGAGACTTTCCTCAAATGCCTCTGCTACCAGAGCTTCACCTACCTTGACCGGTCTTCGATAACTTATATTTAAGTTGAGGGCAAGAGCTTTCTTGTTATGTGAGTTACTTGCTGCTGCAAAGGCTACGTCAGCTAGTGACGCTATTAAGCCTCCATGCGCCATCCCATGAAAGTTCACCATTTCCTCTTTAACTGTTACTGATGCTCTTGAATAACCTTCTTTAACTTCAAGAACCTCTATTCCCAGTAGGTTTGCGTAGGGATCTCGATTAATTTTCTCACGTATCCTTTCAAGAATCTCTTCTCGACCACTCAAGACGTAAGCACCAGTATAGTTCATCTCTCTCCTCGCTTATCATTTTTATTAAGAGTCAATGATACTAGTATTAAATTATGTAGCTCTTAGAGCGCCAAGAACTTAGAACGTATGCTTCATGCAAAGGTAGGTGCTAAGAAATGGGAAAGTACACGAAGCAAGTCACTAAGAACTCAATTTAACGTACTCGTCGTGGGATCATGTTGTAGAGCTTGATAGCCCTCTCCTCTAGCTTCTCTACGTACACCTTCTTAAAGCCTATGTACATACCCCCAGGCTTTCCTCCAACCCAAGCATAGGTCTCTTCACCTACCTTAAGAAGGTCTTCAAGTAATATGCTCTTAACGACCATAATCCAAGTGCCCTCCTTAACCATAAAGCCCCCTTTGACGCCGACTATCTTCAGGAACCTTCCATCGTGAGGCTTCACGTACTTGTTTACGTCTGGATGCTCTATGTCAAGGTGCGTTACTCGAGCAAGCGAGTAGCCTTTAACGTGTATGTAAACGTCTACATCCCTCAAGGGCTCTCCGTTAACGTAAACTTGGGCATTGATCTTTAGCTTGCCCTCGCCTGGACCAGTCACAGCACTTCGACTTTACTACTCCTGCTAAAAATATGAGGCTTGCCATTAAAGAGCAATTACTTAGTAGGAGGCTTCTTAGAGACGAAGGGGTTGCCGATGATGTAGAACCTCAACTCTTGAGGAAGATCTCTTGAAACGCCTATCCTCTTGCTCCTGGCTATCCGACTTGGGCTTACCTTCACTCCTTCCTCAATCCATAATCCATGTTCTACCGTGTAAACAGGCTTTTTATGAAAGCTCTTGTCTATCATTAAAGCCCTAGTCAGCTTTCCAGGACCATTAGTGAGCGTGTAAACGTTTTTAGCGCCTATGTTGCTCATCATCACCTCTAAGCCTTCACAAGACTCCAATGCTCTTATGAGCACTGCTCCACCATCACCATCAGAGTGTGCGACCACGTTTAGAAGCCATTGACCATGGACTCCGTATACGAGCGTACGTCCTACTTCGCCGTAAAGTGTTTGGGCTAAATCGCCCTTCAAACTTTTGTAAGCTCTTGAGGCTGGGTCCCACTTACCATAGTAAGCCTCGGCTTCAACTATTATTCCAGAAAGCCTAGCTCCTTTGTACACCCTGACGAGTCTTTGACCTAAAAGCTCAGCAGCTACCACTGCAGGATCTCGTTGGTAAAAGTCTCTGCCTATTACCTTGCTCACACAGCCTATAGAGCTGTGCACGGTTTAATAATTGTCAGAATCGAATTAAGCTCTTAAGCTAGAATTCCAGCTTCTATAGCTTAAATGAAGCTAAAAGGTGCTGAACATGAGCAAAGAGCGTAACTCCATCGCTCACTAGCGAATGTATGGTTGCTGCATGTCAGTAGAACAATTTTTCTATGTAGCGCCAGCATACTAATGCAGCAAACTGGGAGTTGTAAGCATGAGTAGAAGGGTGATTGTTCAGGTACCGCTTCACCCAGTGTTCTTGCTGCTCTTTTTATTCCTAGCTCTTGCACCACTAATTTGGCTACTCTTCATACCGAGCGCCTTAGCTTACGCGTTTCAACCTCTAGGGTTAAATCAATCTGTCAGCTACGCCATAGCTCTCGTAATGGTATTACTATCGTTAACTTTGAGCTTCATAAACATAGCCATAGTGGAGGTACCGCGTCAAGTCCTTGTCCCAGACATAGAGTACGTCTGTTTCCTCGGAATACACTATCCAGTTCCAAGGCTTCGAGTTGTGACCTCCAAGACCTTGGTCGCTGTAAACGTTGGCGGAGCCGTCGTACCGCTTACCATATCATTCTTGATGATTGCCCTCATGTCGACGACGACCAAAGCTTTACAAGCTCTCTTAGTTGAGATTTTGACCATCTTTCTTGTATCTATAGTCTCTTACTCTTCTTCGAGGATTGTTCCGGGGGTTGGTATAGTTGTACCTGCTTTCATTCCTCCTCTGACAGCTGCGCTCTCAGCCACTATATCGACGAGCTTTACTGGGCTGGTGGAGCTGTCTCCTGCTATAGCCTACTCAGGAGCTGTTATCGGGGTACTCATAGGAGTAGATATAATGAACTTGGTTAAGCACTTTGATAGGCTCAGGTCTCCTCTTATTAGTATTGGCGGTGCTGGGACGTTCGATGGCATCTACTTGAGTGGCGTGATGGCTCTCTTCTTAACGTTGCTATTTGCCTAGCTCAATTACGTCACACTTTATACCTTAGAACTTCAATCCTCGAACTTGTTGAAAGCTTAAAGTTTATGCATCCAGGATCCGGTCCATCTATGTAACCCGTGTAGGCGTATGCTCTCGCCCTACAGCCGCCACACACGAACCTATATTGACACTTCCCACAAGGCTCTTGGAACGCATTTCTATCTCTCAGCTTTAGGAAAATAGGAGATTTGTTCCAGAGGTCTTCGAAATCATCATGTCTTAAGTTCCCAACCTTAATTGGCATGAAGACGCAAGGGACGAGGTCTCCATTGGGCTCTATTGCAGCGTAGATTCTGCCAGCTCCACATCCACCTATGAACTCCGCTAGCGCTAAGATCCCAGGATCGGATCCCATTGCAAAGTGTGTTGGAGCCACCGTGCAACCATGACTTTCTTGTAGCGCGACTCTAGCAAGTTGAGGAGCTGTTGACACTACCTCAAGCTTCCTGCTTGTAGCGAGCTTGTATATCGTCTTAAGGGCTTCCTCTCTCTCCTCGCAGGTTAGATCCCACTCTACTATGTCAGACCCTCTGCCAGTCGGAATGAAGTTGAAGAATATCACCCTCTTCACTCCTAGGTCTTCACATAGATCCACAACTTCCTCTATCTCATTGTAGTTCATTTTCGTTAAGGTCATGGCAACGCCAATTACGAGCCCCTCCTCAACACAGCTCCTTATACCCTTAACGGCCTTCTCCCATGCACCTGAGACCCCCCTAAAGCTATCATGCTTCCTCGGATTAGAGGAGTCCAGGCTTATCTCAACGTAGTTAACTCCTACTTCCTTTAACCTCTTGGCAAGCTCCCTCGTTATCATGGTTCCATTGGTCGCAACGGAGACGTACATCCCCTTCAAGGATGCTTCACGGGCTACTGTAAAGAAGTCTGGATGGATGAGGGGTTCACCGCCTGAGAAAGCTAGAGCTGCCACATAAGCTCTATCGAGCTGATCTAAAACTGCTAGCTTCTCACTTAATGTAAGCTCGTCTGGCAGATGCTTGTCGGCTCTCTGATAGCAATGTTTGCACCTCAAGTTGCACATGTTCGTGAAGTTCCATACCACTAAGAAGGGTGCTGGCAACTTTTGTGGAACGGTAATGCCGTATTCAGCTATCCCCTTGAGAACCAAGGCCAGCCCCCGTCTTACAGACGGGATCCTAACATACTCTCTAAAAACCTCAGAGTCCACGCGCATTATTCTAGTCATCGCGGATATCATGGATCTCAGGATCAAACCCTCAACCTTACACGTGCTCACGGGGATCTTAGTATCGCCAGCTATGTACTCTAAGACGTGCTCTAGCTTGCTTCTACGTCCATGAGGGCATGGAGATGACATGCGGTTTATGAGAGAGCGAGAAAGCCTGTTCCCAAGGACCAACTTAATAACTTGAAGTAAGCTCTTGACGCTCAAAAGCCTTCGCCAATTAAATGATCGAAGGTCAAGCTAAAAACTTTACTACATGCGCCTTAGTAAGATGCTCAATAGTTCCCATCAGAGGTCAAGGTTTTGTCAGCTGATAGAGACCCTTAGAGTTTCATAGGTATTTCGAGATTTCAATGATGTCGTTTAGCAGGGCGTAGCCAGTAGGCCTTCTTCCGGCTCCAGGACCTATAATTACGACATTCCCGAGAACGTCGGTTTCTATCTTTAAGGCGTTGAGGACTCCTGAGACTCCTGCTAAAACGTCAGTCATTGGCACTGGCCTTGGGGCTACCTTAGCTACAACGTTGTCTTCCTCCTTTTTTACTTCGACAAGGAGCTTTAGCCTATAACCTAGTTTAAGCGGGCTTAGCACTTCATTGAGACTTATACCCCTTATTCCCTTCCTCTCCACGTCTCTCAACTTTAGATCCCCATTCATTAGCGCATTGGCGAGAATTACAGCCTTTAATGCTGCATCCCATCCATCGACATCCAGCGTTGGGTCAGCTTCAGCATATCCGAGTTCTTGAGCTTTTCGTAGCGCCTCCTCGTAACTTGATCCTCCTTCCATCTCCGTCAATATGAAGTTGGTAGTTCCGTTCAATATTCCGACTATCCTCTTTACTTCAGTAGCAGTTAAGCAAGACCACTTTAAGTTAAAGGTTGGCGTGCCGCTCATGACTGTTCCCTCGAACTTTAATTGAACTCCTTTCGCTTTAGCTAAGCTCATCAACTCCCTATAGGCTAAGGCTATTGGGCCCTTATTCGTGGTGGCAACATGCTTTCCTAACCTTAATGCCTCTTTTATGTGCGTTAGACCGGGCTCCCCGGTCTCGATGTTGGTCCACGTGACCTCAATTACCACGTTTGACGACGTCTCTCTTATAGCCTCGAGACTTGTGAGGTCACGCCTTGCTGGTAGGTCATAGCTAGCCAAGGTCTTACCCGAATCTACGAGCTTTAAAGCCTTTGAGAGGTCTATCCCATTGTCGTTAACTATGGTGCCCCACTTTAAGTCACATATGCCCACTGTCTTAACCTCTAGATTAAACCTTGATTTAAGTATGGTCTCCTTCTCTAAGAGGAGCTCGGCGAGCCCTCTTCCAACGACGCCGAAGCCTATGAAGAGAAGGTTTAGCTTATTCATGGGCTCACCAAGAGGTCGAGGTCTCAAGCTTATTGACCAAGCTATATATTTATATTTGCTCTACTCAGCTAACAATTCATCGAACCATGCCAGCTAATGAGCAACACTTTTTAGCGCCATGTTGCAGGACTTACTAGGTGTGATGCTTGGTAGTTGTAAGCTCTAAGTTGGTGTACTCTAAGGTCAGAGAGAGCCCAAAGATAGCTAAGTTCTTTGGGATGTTAGAGGACGACTACGAAGTTCAATCATTGCTTAGAGTAGCCAACACCATGGCTGTTACAAGGTTGTTTTACAACGACCACGGCGTTATTCACTCTAGGATAGTAAGCGGCTCTGCGCTAGAGATACTGGACATCTTAATCGAGAGGGGGATCGTACCCACAATAGTGAGGGATGGAGAGGGCGATGTGGAGGACTCTAAGATAGTTATAATTGGTGGTGCATATTTACACGACATAGGAAATGCTATTCATAGAGAGGGGCATCACCTACATGGAGTTTATTTGGCCGATAGGATCTTAAGGAGGCTCTTGCTGAAGTTCTACGCTGACGACAAGCATAAGGCCATCGTTATGAAGCAAGAGATCCTTCATGTAATATTTTCTCACGACGAGAACACGGCCCCCCTAACAATTGAAGCTGGAGTGGTCAAAGTTGCTGATGGGACCGACATGGCTGAGGGTAGAGCTAGAGTACCATATAAGCTCGGTAAAAGTGATATTCACGCGTTCTCCGCCTTAGCGATCAAAAGAGTCGAGATAGATAAGGGTGAGGATAAACCGGTTAAGATAGTCGTTGACATGGATAATGAAGCTGGAATTTTTCAAGTCGAGCAAGTCTTAGGCGCTAAGATTAGGAGCTCGGGGATAGCTCATCTAATAGAGGTCCAAGCATTAAAGCGTGGAGAGCAACTTAAGACGTGGAGAGCAACTTAACTTATTGGTTAAGCTGCAAGGCTCCTCAACAAGATCTCTCCTTCTTAAGTGCAATTTTGCGGGTTGAGCAGTGGATTGTCCGGGTCAGCTGTCCCGGCCTTCACATCATGCCTCAGTGAAGGGGGACCTGAGCCATCATCCCCGCTCAAGTTATTATCTGTGCTAGGTGGATTAAATTAGCTTTAACTTAGCGTACTCCCTCCTTAAAGCATGCAATCACGGTTGTGGTCAGCTCTGCCGACGCATGTATCCCTCATCAGTGAGGGGTCTCTCGCATCGTCCCAAGACTAGATCCGTATCAGCTCGGTCAAAAGCCTACCTCTTCAAGGCGCTATGGACTGGGATGTGGATGTACTTGAAGTCGTTGAAGCTAGAAGAGCATAAAGGTGCCTTAAGGATAAGAGCTTCTAATGAGTTAAAGGGAAGTGCTAGATAATAAGCTGTAGTACACCTTTATTTAAAAGCAGGCAACCTTGGAAGTCGTTGCAGTAGTCGCTTGGCTACGTGAACAAGCTCCATTCTAGGGTTAAAGGGACTTATTAATTAAGCGAGATTAATGAGGAACCGGCTTCTTCACCTTAACACATCTAGCCCATATCCTACATCGTATTGTAGCGAGCATCCTCAATCTTGGTAATAAATGGAGCGACTTCTCGTAAAGGTGAAAATCTTATAAGTGGACTTCTTCTAGTAGCTAAGCGTCCACTTTGAGGTGACATGGTGTGCCCAAGATTGAGGAGCTGATAGGCGAGTTGGAGACTAAGGAGATCTCGACCTTAGAAGATCTCAAGGAGGTCTATGCGAAAACATACGCTCTCAAGACCATAGCCCTTACGGGGAAAACTCATCAAATATCCATGCCTGACGAGATATTCGCGATGCTTAAAGACTTCACTAAAAGATTAAAGAAGATGGGAGTTAAAGGGAAGATAAACGTCAATGACCTAACAATGTTGCTAGTGTTGATGGGTTACTCGAAAATAAGTAAAATTCTCAAGGGATCTGAGGGGGCTCCGTAAGGCTAATGGGTCCAAAAGGCGAGCTTTCACTACAAAATTTATAACAATTTAACAATTTATAATGCAGCTTTGTTTTCATCATTTAACCTTAACTCATCTTCGATCCTTCTCCTTAGCAAAAGTTCCAAGATTGGTTTTACATGTTCCCTGAGGTTGACTCACTATGCAATGCTCTTTATGTGATGAGGCCGGTACTTCGACTTAACGAAACACTTCTTGAACAGCTTAATTTTTTAATTTTGAGAGGTTTGGAGATGTGATCGGGAGGTTGATTGATGAGTAAAAGGGTATCCATTATTGCCTTAGCTTCCCCTGTCCATCCGCAAGTGCAGCGAGTGGCTGCCCTCAAGAGGTTCTTAAAGGTTATGGAGGATTCAGGGCTTGAAATTGACATGATCACTGAGCCCATATCATCAGTTGAAGAGGTATGGGCTGTTAAACACAAGATCCTCGACCTCGATAGACCACTACTCGTACTACATCTTACTGGTGGTACGTCTAAGCTAGCGGTTGAAGTGGCGAAGTGGTGCAATTCAACCATTACGCTCATTGCCCACAACGAGAGCAACTCGCTTCCATCAAGTTTAGAAGCTCGTGCTCGAATTAGACGTTTAGGGCTTGATGTTGAGCTCAAGCTCATCGACTCAATTAATGGTAAGCTTCAGGTCAAGAGCGAAGTCTATGACTTCAAAGGTTGCGTAGCTATCTTGGGTGAGGTATCTCCGAGGACCTTTGACATCAGTTGCCCAGCGATCATAGCACGAAGGCTCAAGGTCAAGGTTAAGCAATTGACGCAAGATGAGCTTGAAAGGTATCTTGAGAAGCATAGGCAGAGCGCTGAACTTGTCCATGAGTTCCTCTCGAGATTTAGAGGTAAGGTTGATGTACCAACACGAGAACTTCAATTAAGCTTAGCTTTGAAGGAAGCCGTGGGTGATGCTCTTGAGAAAGTCAAATGCGACGTGTTTACCATAGATTGCTTTGAGGTCATGAAGAGGATCCATGTCACCCCTTGCTTAGCTATATCCCTGCTTTCTGCGAATGAAATTTTAGGAGTATGTGAAGCAGATCTTCAGGCAGCAGCATGCATGATGTCGATGAGGGAGCTTACCCAACCATTCATGGGCAACATAGCGGCAGTGAAGGAAGAAGACACGTTGATATTAGCTCATTGCACTGCGCCAATTACATTAGCTTCCAGCGAAAGCGACGTGAAGCTGAAGAGCCACTTTGAGACTAACGAGAGCGTTGCCGTCGACGTGCCGATAAGACAGGGAATGGCAGTAATGGTCGGATGCGATCCTCAACTCAAAAGCGCCTACGTAGTCGAGTGTTATGTTGATGGAAGCCAGCTTGAGCTCAAGAACTTGTGTAGAACTCAAGTGGCCATCAAGTTGAAGTCTAAGACGTTAGACGTTTTATCTAAGTGGCCTAGTGGACATGCAGTCCTAGCGGTTCAAGTCAGTTTAGCAGAGGCTAAAAGGGTCCTCGCAGAAAAGGGATTTGAAGTCGTAGAGCTCTAAGAAACTCTCCTCCATGTTGAGCTTGCATCGTAGATGGTCTCTCTACGTTAAGCGATATCTCAGTCGAAGGAATAGTCGCGCTTTGAAATAAAAGGGAATAAAAAATTAAGGTCTGGAACTGTTCTTGCCCTGCTTCGATCTACTTCTTCCTCTCTAACGTTATCTCTATGGTAGAGACGTTTCTGGACTGCTCGCCTTCACCGACCTTCTCCGTCCCTATTTTGACGTCCGTTATGTCCACTTGGTTTATGAGGAACCTTGTCTTAACTATTTCAGCTGCATCGACGGCCTTCGATATAGCCCTTCCCCTAGCCTTTATTACGACCTTGTCAGCTCCTTGATTGAACTGTATTACTGTTGCAAGCACGTAATTCATGGTTGGTTTATTCCCGACGAGGACGACATTCTCTCCAGGTCTTGGTTTGCTCATTTCTCGCTACCTCCGAGTCGTTGACCTCTTGTGGTAGTCTGCTACTTCTATATTAGGTCAGTTTTAAACCCTTCGCTTAAGTTTAAATTATCAGAGCAAGTTATCTGAACAAGTCCTCTTCTGGAGACATTATAAGGTCCCTAATGGATGCCGACTCGTCTTTCTCGTACTTTAACCCTCTAACGATGGCTGCTGGAACACCCTCATCGGCTTGACCCATTACTAGCTCAGCTGCAGATGCCACCTCATCAGCTATAGCTATGAACTTAGACTTGAGGACATAGCCGAATAAGTCCCTCTCTCCCCTCCTATCCCTCAAAGGCTTTATCCCGGCCACGCCTATCGCCACGTTCACTTGACCCCTCCTGAAAGGCCTGCCATGAGTATCGCTGATTATTACCGCAACGTCGATCCTTTTCATTCTCTTAATAGCCTCTCTTATCTTAGACGCCTCTTCGTCGGGGTTTGGAGGTAAGATCACTGCACTTGAGCCTCCATCAACGTTCGAGATGTCTACTCCAGCATTAGCGCAAACGAAACCATGCCTAGTCTCGCATATTATGTGCTTGTTCTCAAGCTTGACTATCCTACTAGTCTCTCGAAGTATTATCTCTACAAGTTCTGGAGGCTTACCTAAGATCCTCGATATCTTAATTGCCTCCTCTGATGGCTTCACCTCACTTAGCTTAAACATGAGACCGCGAGCTTTCGAAACTATCTTCTGAGAGACTACGAGGACATCGCCATCGAGGAGTGGCGTTCCCTGCTTTTCCGCTGCTTCACAT harbors:
- the cofE gene encoding coenzyme F420-0:L-glutamate ligase; translation: MRRYYADMELRIIPIRGIPVPVKPGDDIATLICEAAEKQGTPLLDGDVLVVSQKIVSKARGLMFKLSEVKPSEEAIKISRILGKPPELVEIILRETSRIVKLENKHIICETRHGFVCANAGVDISNVDGGSSAVILPPNPDEEASKIREAIKRMKRIDVAVIISDTHGRPFRRGQVNVAIGVAGIKPLRDRRGERDLFGYVLKSKFIAIADEVASAAELVMGQADEGVPAAIVRGLKYEKDESASIRDLIMSPEEDLFR